One genomic segment of Sphaerodactylus townsendi isolate TG3544 linkage group LG07, MPM_Stown_v2.3, whole genome shotgun sequence includes these proteins:
- the CD72 gene encoding B-cell differentiation antigen CD72 gives MAEAVTYADLRFAPSRPARPAPDEVGDGELTYENFSPSAQDPRRPPTDSQAAARPCRLPLCSAAPLALLGAGLVLLAACVGLGVRYGQVSQELQRASRRQEAESSRLAGTISGQERNLTRAQADLDATRRALWHSWQAGNDTRRQLERELRAARSNLTLLQREKDDANRQLEDAASCRQIGCCPPGWKLFRWRCLWVSDAWETWERSRQNCDTGGARLLVFKGWNAATVWEAIGGRGHLQATELWIGLTGQKISWNEWSWYWLDCCRSLYESKNKPQLSFAYDEYEACATLNRGQLSGGTCRKSCRYICEKAASPDPLPDRLA, from the exons ATGGCCGAGGCGGTGACCTACGCGGACCTGCGCTTCGCCCCCAGCCGCCCTGCCCGCCCGGCGCCCGACG AGGTGGGCGACGGCGAGCTCACCTATGAGAACTTCTCGCCCTCGGCGCAGGACCCCCGACGGCCGCCGACGGACTCCCAGGCAGCGGCCCGACCTTGCCGACTGCCGCTCTGCTCGGCGGCCCCGCTGGCCCTGCTGGGCGCCGGCCTCGTCCTCCTGGCCGCCTGCGTCGGGCTGGGCGTCCGCT ACGGGCAGGTCTCGCAGGAGCTGCAGCGGGCGTCCCGGAGGCAGGAGGCCGAGAGCAGCCGCCTGgcgggcaccatcagcggccaggAGCGGAACCTGACCCGGGCCCAGGCCGACCTGGACGCCACCCGGCGGGCCCTCTGGCACAGCTGGCAGGCGGGCAACGACACCCGGCGGCAGCTGGAGCGGGAACTGCGGGCGGCCCGGAGCAACCTCACTCTCCTGCAGCGGGAGAAGGACGACGCCAACCGGCAGCTGGAAGACGCCGCGTCCTGCCGGCAGATCG GCTGCTGCCCCCCTGGATGGAAGCTCTTCCGATGGAGGTGTTTGTGGGTGTCCGATGCATGGGAAACTTGGGAACGGAGCAGGCAAAACTGCGATACTGGAGGGGCTCGGCTGCTGGTGTTCAAGGGCTGGAACGCGGCCACCGTCTGGGAGGCCATAGGAGGAAGG GGTCACCTGCAAGCCACTGAACTCTGGATTGGACTCACTGGACAGAAGATTTCATGGAATGAGTGGTCTTGGTATTGGCTGGATTGCTGCCGCTCCCTGTATGAAAG CAAGAACAAACCTCAGCTAAGCTTTGCATATGATGAATATGAAGCATGTGCCACACTGAACCGAGGACAACTCTCAGGAGGGACTTGTAGAAAAAGTTGTCGATACATCTGCGAGAAGGCCGCCAGTCCAGACCCACTTCCAGATCGGTTGGCCTGA